Proteins encoded in a region of the Sphingomonas japonica genome:
- a CDS encoding peptidase: MFSRIRTAGLVLAAGLGLAACTDGYGYSGVNLGYGGGGYYGDPYYDGYGYGGGYYGAGYAGNFGSPYWGWQGDYYYPGTGVYVYDRNRRAVRWNGAQQRYWQGRRNSWRGDRREVRANWRDYRQERRVDTRNFRQDRRGDRRALRQGQVTRPEFRAERRQDRRAFRSDARRDTRQLRRANRRDRRD, encoded by the coding sequence ATGTTTTCACGCATTCGTACCGCGGGCCTGGTGCTCGCAGCAGGCTTAGGTCTTGCCGCCTGCACTGACGGCTATGGCTATAGCGGTGTCAATCTCGGCTATGGCGGGGGCGGCTATTATGGCGACCCCTATTATGACGGCTATGGCTATGGCGGTGGATATTACGGCGCCGGCTATGCCGGTAATTTCGGCAGCCCCTATTGGGGCTGGCAGGGCGATTATTATTATCCCGGCACCGGCGTCTACGTCTATGACCGCAATCGCCGGGCCGTGCGCTGGAACGGCGCTCAGCAGCGCTATTGGCAAGGCCGCCGCAACAGTTGGCGCGGCGACCGGCGCGAGGTCCGCGCGAACTGGCGGGATTATCGGCAAGAGCGGCGCGTCGACACGCGCAATTTCCGTCAGGATCGCCGCGGCGATCGGCGTGCGCTCCGACAGGGACAGGTGACGCGGCCGGAATTTCGTGCCGAGCGGCGTCAGGATCGGCGCGCATTTCGAAGCGATGCCCGTCGCGATACGCGTCAGCTACGCCGGGCCAACCGGCGCGACCGTCGCGACTAG
- a CDS encoding TraB/GumN family protein, with product MPLRYLLAIAALALAGPALDRPVVDADPPLWVARDGDTTVYLFGSVHWLKQGTGWFDEAVKTAFDASDTLVLESVAPPRAEAEAEMNELGTIADGPSLPERLPSDARPRLAAALRSVGYAPDAFDHVEPWLAATSLSVLPLQKAGYSASYGVEAVLTAAARDAGKPIVALESTRTQLGYFDTMPQADQVAMLLRVLGSIDAVVDSNDRTVAAWARGDVAGLRAIVADDLRQSSQSFADAIVDRRNARWADWLAGRMATPGTVFVAVGSAHLVGPGDLLTRLRERGVEVRRIDY from the coding sequence GTGCCGCTGCGCTACCTTCTCGCCATCGCCGCGCTCGCGCTCGCCGGTCCTGCGCTCGACCGCCCGGTCGTCGATGCCGACCCGCCGCTCTGGGTCGCGCGCGACGGCGACACCACCGTCTATCTGTTCGGCTCGGTGCACTGGCTCAAGCAGGGCACCGGCTGGTTCGACGAGGCCGTCAAGACAGCATTCGATGCCAGCGACACGCTGGTCCTCGAAAGCGTCGCGCCGCCGCGCGCGGAGGCCGAGGCCGAAATGAATGAACTCGGCACCATCGCCGACGGCCCGTCGCTTCCGGAGCGCCTGCCTTCCGACGCGCGGCCCAGGCTCGCCGCCGCGCTGCGCTCGGTCGGCTATGCGCCGGATGCCTTCGACCACGTCGAGCCCTGGCTCGCCGCAACCTCGCTGTCGGTGCTGCCGCTGCAAAAGGCAGGCTATTCCGCCAGCTACGGCGTCGAGGCGGTGCTGACAGCGGCGGCGCGCGATGCCGGAAAGCCGATCGTCGCGCTCGAGAGCACGCGTACCCAGCTTGGCTATTTCGATACCATGCCGCAGGCCGACCAGGTTGCGATGCTGCTGCGCGTGCTCGGCAGCATCGACGCGGTCGTCGACAGCAACGATCGCACCGTCGCCGCTTGGGCCAGGGGTGACGTCGCGGGCCTGCGCGCTATCGTCGCCGACGATCTGCGGCAGTCGTCGCAATCCTTTGCCGATGCCATCGTCGATCGGCGCAATGCGCGCTGGGCCGACTGGCTGGCAGGCCGGATGGCGACGCCTGGCACCGTGTTCGTCGCGGTCGGCAGCGCGCACCTGGTCGGGCCTGGCGACCTGCTGACCCGGCTGCGCGAACGCGGCGTCGAGGTGCGGCGCATCGACTATTGA
- a CDS encoding TIGR02466 family protein, producing MPVRSLFPTIFYEDALGDAALLDELRHACRDIAAADRAGQSWSRAHGYRGYTSYASLNDLPQRDPRIADLVRHLNRHAAAFAAECAFDLAGKRLKLDSLWVNILKPGGIHSGHLHPHSVVSGTLYVDVPPGSGALRLEDPRLPMLMAAPARPDSFVYVEPGAGSIFLWESWLRHEVMPNAAKSERISISFNYRW from the coding sequence ATGCCTGTCCGCTCGCTGTTTCCGACCATCTTCTACGAAGATGCGCTGGGCGATGCCGCGCTGCTGGACGAGCTTAGGCACGCCTGCCGCGACATCGCCGCTGCCGATCGCGCCGGGCAGTCCTGGTCGCGGGCGCACGGCTATCGCGGCTATACCAGCTATGCCTCGCTGAACGACCTGCCACAGCGCGATCCGCGCATTGCCGACCTCGTTCGCCACCTCAACCGCCATGCCGCCGCCTTCGCCGCGGAATGCGCGTTCGATCTTGCCGGAAAACGGCTCAAGCTCGACAGCCTGTGGGTCAACATCCTCAAGCCCGGTGGCATCCATTCGGGGCATCTTCATCCGCACAGCGTCGTCTCGGGTACGCTTTACGTGGACGTCCCGCCAGGCTCGGGCGCGCTCAGGCTCGAGGACCCGCGCCTGCCGATGCTGATGGCTGCCCCCGCGCGCCCCGACAGCTTCGTCTATGTCGAGCCGGGTGCGGGCAGCATCTTCCTGTGGGAAAGCTGGTTGCGCCACGAAGTCATGCCGAACGCCGCCAAGAGCGAGCGCATCAGCATCAGCTTTAACTATCGCTGGTAG
- a CDS encoding Crp/Fnr family transcriptional regulator, producing MTALARRLDTPDRLEPADDTILAALPHIRRELEPGQYLVRDQGHPKYCCFLLSGFTIRHKFVGDGARQIVAINLPGDFVDLQHVLLETADHNVEALTACSVALIDAAALVDGAFASPAIGKALWRHSLVEASIFREWMANIGRRDGRARTAHLLCEVGVRRETAGLGARAQFELPMTQEQLGDALGLTAVHVNRSLRGLEAEGLIARTRRSVTVLDWNGLAAAADFDPAYLHHR from the coding sequence ATGACGGCCCTTGCCCGGCGGCTCGATACGCCGGATCGACTCGAACCTGCCGACGATACGATTCTGGCTGCGCTGCCGCACATCCGCCGCGAGCTGGAGCCTGGGCAGTATCTGGTCCGCGACCAGGGCCATCCCAAATATTGCTGCTTCCTGCTGTCGGGGTTCACGATCCGGCACAAGTTCGTCGGGGACGGCGCGCGCCAGATCGTCGCCATCAACCTGCCCGGTGACTTCGTCGATCTGCAACATGTCCTGCTGGAGACCGCCGACCACAATGTCGAGGCACTGACGGCATGCTCGGTCGCGCTGATCGACGCCGCCGCGCTGGTCGATGGAGCGTTTGCAAGTCCGGCGATCGGCAAGGCATTGTGGCGCCATTCGCTGGTAGAGGCCTCCATCTTTCGCGAATGGATGGCCAATATCGGCCGCCGCGACGGCCGCGCGCGCACCGCGCACCTGCTCTGCGAAGTCGGAGTCCGGCGCGAGACTGCTGGGCTTGGCGCACGCGCGCAATTCGAACTGCCGATGACGCAGGAACAATTGGGCGACGCGCTGGGGCTGACCGCGGTCCACGTCAACCGCAGCCTGCGCGGGCTGGAAGCCGAGGGATTGATCGCGCGAACGCGCCGATCGGTAACGGTGCTCGACTGGAACGGCCTTGCCGCCGCCGCCGATTTCGACCCGGCCTATCTCCACCATCGCTGA
- a CDS encoding phosphatase PAP2 family protein — protein MNIRPKHLAKTVARAVESADIAVTHALAGRRDNPAIRGAGAVSEISDQPPLIALSLAVLAGGLLLRSPGIARTGARMLAAHTLATALKTTLKRSIDRSRPDHALAHGYRLDSGSSDRHHLSSFPSGHSAGAVAIAEAIAREAPVIALPVRLLAASASIIQVPRAKHYVGDVLAGAAIGWLGARIAGVAIDAIDRRATSDS, from the coding sequence ATGAACATCCGCCCCAAGCATCTCGCCAAAACCGTAGCTCGGGCAGTCGAGAGCGCCGACATCGCGGTGACCCACGCCCTTGCCGGTCGGCGCGACAATCCAGCGATTCGGGGCGCAGGGGCGGTCAGCGAAATATCGGATCAGCCGCCGCTGATCGCTCTGTCGCTGGCGGTGCTGGCAGGCGGGCTGTTGCTGCGCAGCCCCGGCATAGCCCGGACAGGCGCGCGCATGCTCGCGGCACATACGCTGGCGACCGCGCTCAAGACCACCCTCAAGCGATCGATTGACCGCAGCCGGCCCGATCATGCGCTGGCCCATGGATATCGGCTGGATAGCGGATCGAGCGACCGCCACCATCTGTCGTCCTTTCCGTCCGGACACAGTGCCGGGGCCGTCGCCATCGCCGAGGCGATCGCGCGTGAGGCGCCGGTCATCGCATTGCCGGTGCGGTTGCTTGCCGCCAGCGCCTCGATCATCCAGGTGCCGCGCGCCAAGCATTATGTCGGTGACGTGCTCGCCGGCGCGGCGATCGGCTGGCTGGGTGCGCGCATCGCTGGCGTGGCAATCGACGCGATCGACCGGCGCGCTACCAGCGATAGTTAA
- the ychF gene encoding redox-regulated ATPase YchF, producing MGFRCGIVGLPNVGKSTLFNALTQTAAAQAANYPFCTIEPNVGNVAVPDDRLDTLAAIAGSAKIIETQLGFVDIAGLVRGASKGEGLGNQFLGNIREVDAIVHVLRCFENDDIQHVDMRVDPIADAETVETELMLSDLDSLEKRVPNLAKKGTQGDKEAKAAAVVLGRALDLLREGKPARLTQVGDAEEARLLDQAQLLTAKPVLYVCNVNEEHAADGNEYSARVFEKAAAEGAEAVVVSAAIEAEIATMPAEDRGEFLAELGLTETGLARVIRAGYKLLHLLTFFTVGPKEARAWTVEVGAKAPQAAGEIHTDFERGFIRAETIAYDDYVALKGESGARDNGKLRSEGKEYVVQDGDVLLFRFNV from the coding sequence ATGGGTTTTCGCTGCGGCATCGTCGGCTTGCCGAACGTCGGCAAATCGACGCTCTTCAACGCGCTTACGCAGACCGCGGCGGCGCAGGCGGCGAACTATCCGTTCTGCACGATCGAACCCAATGTCGGCAACGTCGCGGTCCCCGACGACCGGCTCGACACGCTGGCGGCGATCGCCGGCTCGGCCAAGATCATCGAAACGCAGCTCGGGTTCGTCGACATCGCCGGACTGGTGCGCGGTGCCAGCAAGGGCGAAGGACTGGGCAATCAGTTCCTCGGCAACATCCGCGAAGTCGATGCGATCGTCCATGTCCTGCGTTGCTTCGAGAATGACGACATCCAGCATGTCGACATGCGCGTCGATCCGATCGCCGATGCCGAGACGGTCGAGACCGAGCTGATGCTGTCCGATCTCGACAGCCTCGAGAAGCGCGTCCCCAACCTGGCGAAGAAGGGAACGCAGGGCGACAAGGAGGCCAAGGCTGCGGCGGTGGTGCTGGGCCGCGCGCTCGACCTGCTGCGCGAGGGCAAGCCTGCACGGTTGACCCAGGTCGGCGACGCCGAGGAAGCGCGTCTGCTCGATCAGGCGCAACTGCTCACTGCCAAGCCGGTGCTCTACGTGTGCAACGTCAACGAGGAGCATGCTGCCGACGGCAATGAATATTCGGCGCGCGTGTTCGAAAAGGCCGCCGCCGAAGGCGCCGAGGCAGTCGTAGTTTCGGCGGCGATCGAAGCCGAGATCGCGACGATGCCTGCCGAGGATCGCGGCGAATTCCTCGCCGAACTCGGCCTTACCGAAACCGGCCTCGCCCGCGTCATCCGCGCCGGGTACAAATTGCTCCACCTGCTGACCTTCTTCACCGTGGGCCCGAAGGAAGCACGTGCGTGGACCGTCGAGGTGGGCGCCAAGGCACCGCAGGCGGCGGGCGAAATCCACACCGATTTCGAACGCGGCTTCATCCGCGCCGAAACCATCGCCTATGACGACTATGTCGCCCTGAAGGGTGAGTCCGGCGCGCGCGACAACGGCAAATTGCGTTCCGAAGGCAAGGAATATGTCGTCCAGGACGGCGATGTGCTGCTGTTCCGGTTCAACGTCTAG
- a CDS encoding MaoC family dehydratase — protein MRYFEDLTVGETEAFGSYAVTREEVIDFATRYDPQPFHLDDAAAAATHFGRLAASGWHTCSMTMAMLVAQMQANPQASLGAAGIDELRWLRPVFPGDTLRCETELLEKTPSRSRPDMGSTRSKMTVFNQDDQPVLTFVARALVGRRPV, from the coding sequence ATGCGCTATTTTGAGGATCTCACCGTCGGCGAAACCGAAGCGTTCGGCAGTTATGCCGTCACGCGCGAAGAGGTGATCGACTTCGCGACCCGATACGACCCGCAGCCCTTCCACCTTGACGATGCCGCGGCGGCCGCCACACATTTTGGGCGACTGGCGGCCAGTGGCTGGCACACCTGTTCGATGACGATGGCGATGCTGGTCGCCCAGATGCAGGCCAACCCCCAGGCCTCGCTTGGCGCGGCGGGGATCGACGAGCTGCGCTGGCTGCGCCCGGTGTTTCCCGGAGATACGCTGCGCTGCGAAACCGAGTTGCTCGAAAAGACGCCATCGCGCAGCCGTCCGGACATGGGCAGCACCCGCAGCAAGATGACGGTGTTCAACCAGGACGATCAGCCGGTGCTGACGTTCGTCGCGCGCGCGCTGGTCGGGCGGCGCCCGGTGTGA
- a CDS encoding adenine phosphoribosyltransferase gives MTASDRLRGLIRTIPDFPKPGIHFRDITTLLLDAEGLRLAVDTMAGQLTGPFDLVAGIEARGFVFAPALALKLGAGVLLIRKDGKLPGATIAEDYALEYGTDRIAMHADACAPGARVLLVDDLIATGGTARAAVRLLRKAGAHVTQAAFVIDLPDLGGAAALRGDGIAVSSLVAFAGH, from the coding sequence CGATCCCGGACTTTCCCAAGCCCGGAATCCATTTTCGCGACATCACCACGCTGCTGCTCGATGCCGAGGGGCTGCGCCTGGCGGTGGACACCATGGCGGGGCAGCTCACAGGGCCGTTCGACCTCGTCGCCGGGATCGAGGCGCGCGGCTTTGTCTTCGCCCCGGCGCTTGCGCTGAAACTGGGGGCGGGGGTGCTGCTGATCCGCAAGGACGGCAAGCTGCCCGGAGCGACGATCGCCGAGGATTATGCGCTCGAATACGGGACCGATCGCATCGCCATGCATGCCGATGCCTGTGCGCCGGGAGCGCGCGTGCTCCTCGTCGATGATCTGATCGCCACCGGCGGAACGGCGCGCGCAGCGGTGCGGCTGCTGCGCAAGGCGGGGGCGCATGTCACCCAGGCAGCGTTCGTCATCGATCTGCCCGATCTGGGGGGCGCCGCCGCGCTGCGCGGCGATGGTATCGCCGTATCGTCACTCGTGGCATTTGCCGGGCACTGA
- the pth gene encoding aminoacyl-tRNA hydrolase has translation MQLWVGLGNPGPQYAMHRHNIGFMAADAIAEIHGFSAPSKKFHGWVQEGRVGNHKLILLKPATFMNDAGRAVRAALDFYKLATEDVTVFYDELDLAPFKLKVKRGGGAAGHNGIRSMIAHIGDGFRRVRLGIGHPGHKDRVTGHVLGNFAKTEIDPLADLLGAVAAEADRLADGDDVRFLNDVALRLQD, from the coding sequence ATGCAACTCTGGGTCGGCCTCGGCAATCCTGGCCCGCAATATGCGATGCACCGGCATAATATCGGCTTCATGGCGGCCGATGCCATTGCCGAGATTCACGGCTTTTCCGCTCCGTCCAAGAAATTTCACGGCTGGGTGCAGGAAGGCCGCGTCGGCAACCACAAGCTGATCCTGCTCAAGCCTGCGACGTTCATGAACGATGCCGGGCGCGCGGTGCGTGCCGCACTCGATTTCTACAAGCTCGCGACCGAAGACGTCACCGTATTCTATGACGAGCTCGACCTCGCTCCGTTCAAGCTCAAGGTAAAACGCGGCGGCGGCGCGGCCGGGCATAACGGCATCCGCTCGATGATCGCGCATATCGGCGACGGCTTTCGCCGTGTCCGGCTGGGCATCGGCCATCCTGGCCACAAGGACCGGGTGACCGGTCATGTGCTTGGCAATTTTGCCAAAACAGAGATCGACCCGCTCGCCGATCTGCTCGGCGCGGTGGCAGCGGAAGCCGACCGGCTGGCCGATGGCGACGATGTCCGCTTCCTCAACGACGTCGCGCTGCGCCTGCAAGACTGA
- a CDS encoding 50S ribosomal protein L25/general stress protein Ctc, whose product MSDQLTLSAETRERVGKGASRALRREGRVPAVIYGNKQEPLGIHVEEKALMKALMTGHFMNSVVMIDGADKAAIRTLPKDVAFDPVSDRPIHVDFLRIAKNASVTVNVPVNFIDEDDAPGIKKGGVLNVVRHELELVVDADKIPEAIDVSLKGLEVGDSIHISNVTLPTGAEPTIDDRDFTIATVIAPSAMKSDVQEALAEDAALAEEAAADQQAETTEEADATPNDDDNDDDKTTEQPKD is encoded by the coding sequence ATGAGCGATCAGCTTACCCTGTCGGCCGAGACGCGCGAGCGGGTTGGCAAGGGAGCCTCCCGCGCGCTTCGTCGTGAAGGCCGCGTCCCCGCCGTGATCTACGGCAACAAGCAGGAACCCCTTGGCATCCATGTCGAGGAAAAGGCGCTGATGAAGGCGCTGATGACCGGCCATTTCATGAACTCGGTCGTGATGATCGACGGCGCGGACAAGGCCGCGATCCGCACCCTGCCCAAGGACGTCGCGTTCGATCCGGTCAGCGACCGTCCGATCCATGTCGATTTCCTGCGCATCGCCAAGAACGCGTCGGTCACCGTCAACGTGCCCGTCAATTTCATCGACGAGGACGACGCTCCCGGCATCAAGAAGGGCGGCGTGCTCAACGTCGTGCGTCACGAACTCGAACTGGTCGTCGATGCCGACAAGATTCCCGAGGCGATCGACGTGTCGCTCAAGGGTCTGGAAGTAGGCGATTCGATCCACATCTCGAATGTGACGCTGCCGACCGGCGCGGAACCGACGATCGACGATCGCGACTTCACGATCGCCACCGTCATCGCACCGTCGGCCATGAAGTCGGACGTCCAGGAAGCGCTGGCCGAGGACGCCGCGCTGGCCGAGGAAGCCGCTGCCGACCAGCAGGCCGAAACGACCGAGGAAGCGGACGCGACGCCGAACGACGACGACAATGACGACGACAAGACGACCGAGCAGCCCAAGGACTGA
- a CDS encoding ectonucleotide pyrophosphatase/phosphodiesterase: MHWTNRLLAAVIPILLQACAAGPLATHPPTATAAMEARGPVTILIGIDGFRPDYLDRGITPVLSGLAAKGVRAAMTPSFPTKTFPNHYTLVTGLHPDRNGIVANRFEDPAHPDEVFTMASLDPYWWDQAEPIWVAAEKAGIRTATMFWPGSNAEVRGTYPSAWQQFNQKVTGAQRVDAVIDWMRRPAATRPRLVTLYFDTVDTAGHRFGPDSAEANAAIADVDALIGRLTRDLTALGQPANLVIVADHGMAAIDDSRTIALDTLVAPADVRVVEDGPYLSLHALPGREAAVAAALAESHPHVRCWDKATIPVRLAYGRNPRVPPFLCVAEEGWMILAKPPEYPVRGGAHGYDNQDPSMQALFVASGPAFASGETVTGVDSVDIEPLLRRLVGLPAAAGRDGDAAAFETLLN; this comes from the coding sequence ATGCACTGGACCAATCGATTGCTCGCCGCCGTGATCCCGATCCTGCTTCAGGCATGTGCCGCCGGGCCGCTGGCGACGCATCCGCCGACGGCCACGGCCGCGATGGAGGCACGCGGACCGGTCACGATCCTGATCGGCATCGACGGCTTTCGCCCCGACTATCTCGATCGCGGGATCACCCCAGTGCTCTCGGGCCTGGCGGCAAAGGGCGTGCGCGCGGCGATGACGCCGAGCTTTCCGACCAAGACCTTTCCCAATCATTATACGCTCGTCACCGGCCTGCACCCCGATCGCAACGGCATCGTCGCCAATCGCTTCGAGGATCCGGCGCACCCGGACGAGGTCTTCACGATGGCCAGCCTCGATCCCTATTGGTGGGATCAGGCCGAACCGATCTGGGTCGCTGCCGAAAAGGCTGGCATCCGCACCGCGACGATGTTCTGGCCGGGATCGAATGCCGAAGTGCGCGGCACCTATCCGTCGGCGTGGCAGCAATTCAATCAGAAGGTTACCGGCGCGCAGCGCGTCGATGCCGTGATCGACTGGATGCGCCGCCCCGCCGCAACCCGGCCGCGGCTCGTGACGTTGTACTTCGACACGGTCGACACCGCCGGGCACCGCTTCGGGCCCGACAGTGCGGAGGCGAACGCCGCGATCGCCGATGTCGACGCGCTGATCGGCCGACTGACGCGCGACCTCACCGCGCTCGGCCAGCCTGCCAACCTCGTGATCGTCGCCGACCACGGCATGGCAGCGATCGACGACAGCCGAACGATCGCGCTCGACACCCTCGTCGCGCCAGCGGATGTTCGCGTGGTCGAGGATGGCCCCTATCTGTCGCTGCACGCGCTCCCCGGTCGCGAGGCCGCAGTCGCAGCCGCGCTGGCCGAATCTCATCCGCATGTTCGGTGCTGGGATAAGGCGACGATCCCCGTGCGGCTTGCCTACGGCCGCAATCCCCGCGTGCCGCCATTCCTCTGCGTCGCGGAGGAAGGGTGGATGATTCTCGCAAAGCCGCCCGAATATCCGGTCCGGGGCGGCGCGCACGGCTATGACAATCAGGACCCGAGCATGCAGGCACTGTTCGTGGCGTCTGGCCCCGCTTTCGCTTCGGGCGAAACGGTCACCGGCGTCGATTCGGTCGATATCGAGCCGCTGCTGCGCCGGCTGGTCGGACTTCCTGCCGCCGCGGGCCGCGACGGCGACGCTGCGGCGTTCGAGACATTGCTGAATTAG